A window of the Dethiosulfovibrio peptidovorans genome harbors these coding sequences:
- the proC gene encoding pyrroline-5-carboxylate reductase: MSNELKISVIGAGALGGAVVEGLRRRDVDVTVFDTNPERQSAMADLGATVTETVSQAIEEADLIFWALKPHLILPAIREQAPLLSDRFCCSLAACVDLALLDQAAPDARWARAMTNICAGVCRAFTGYAVTEGVSEDDRALLEESLTHLGLVRSMAEADLDGIIGVAGSGPAYVFTVLEAFIQGGLASGLRADVSLEAAAMTLIGSAELVLQGGEHPAVYKDRVCTPAGTTIEALRVIEAGGLRTALIDGVVTACERGRTGAQALRHRLQEDSSR; this comes from the coding sequence ATGAGTAATGAGTTAAAAATATCGGTAATCGGAGCTGGTGCTTTGGGTGGAGCGGTGGTTGAGGGATTGCGCCGTCGTGACGTTGATGTAACTGTCTTCGATACGAATCCAGAGCGACAGAGCGCCATGGCCGATCTGGGTGCCACTGTGACCGAGACCGTTTCTCAGGCCATAGAGGAGGCCGATCTGATCTTCTGGGCTTTGAAGCCTCATCTCATCCTTCCCGCAATTCGGGAACAAGCTCCGCTCCTGAGCGATCGGTTTTGCTGCTCTCTGGCGGCCTGCGTCGACCTGGCTCTCCTGGACCAGGCCGCTCCTGACGCCCGTTGGGCCCGAGCCATGACTAACATATGTGCCGGGGTCTGCAGGGCCTTCACGGGGTATGCCGTGACCGAGGGAGTGTCAGAGGACGACCGGGCCCTCCTGGAAGAGAGTTTGACCCATCTGGGGTTGGTTCGTTCCATGGCCGAAGCGGATCTCGACGGGATCATCGGGGTGGCCGGTTCAGGGCCAGCCTACGTCTTTACCGTCCTGGAGGCGTTCATCCAGGGTGGCCTGGCCTCGGGGCTGAGGGCCGACGTCTCTCTCGAGGCGGCCGCCATGACCCTCATCGGGTCAGCGGAACTGGTCCTTCAGGGAGGCGAGCATCCGGCGGTGTACAAGGACCGGGTCTGTACTCCGGCGGGGACCACCATCGAGGCCCTTCGGGTCATCGAGGCCGGAGGTCTTCGGACCGCCCTTATCGATGGGGTGGTCACAGCCTGCGAAAGGGGGCGAACCGGTGCTCAGGCCCTGAGGCACCGTCTTCAGGAGGACTCGAGCCGCTGA
- a CDS encoding excinuclease ABC subunit B (The UvrABC repair system catalyzes the recognition and processing of DNA lesions. The beta-hairpin of the Uvr-B subunit is inserted between the strands, where it probes for the presence of a lesion): MSGFFNLTSPWGPSGDQEQAIEKLMDGFDKGMAAQTLMGVTGSGKTFTVANVVQRLQKPTLVLAHNKTLAAQLYSEFRDFFPDNAVHYFVSYYDYYQPEAYVPSSDTYIEKDASVNDRIEKLRLAATKALIERRDVLVVASVSCIYGLGKRATYEDAVIPFAVGDVWDRRTFFEALLAGYYRRNDVSLSPGTFRARGDVVEIFPSYSDTCLRVVFFDDEIESIEETDSVSGKSLLSKDRAAIYPAQHYVTTDEAVSGAMEAITDEMRAQVEAFVAQGKFLEAQRIESRTRYDMEMLSETGYCSGIENYSRYLDGRSEGEPPGTLIDFFPDDFFLVVDESHITLPQVRGMFNGDRARKETLVTHGFRLPSCLDNRPLRWEEFTRYMGRTLFLSATPGDYESSVSLQVVEQVIRPTGIPDPEVFVVPATGQVDDLLERLRVVVAKDERALVTTLTKKGAEDLGGYLKDLGINAKYIHSELNTFERADLIRELRSGEVSVLVGVNLLREGMDLPEVTLVAILDADREGFLRSYRSLIQVMGRAARNVNSTVVLYADVTTDSIARAVDETSRRRELQIAYNKRHGIVPETVRREIRTLLPEELMKDALPKDPDVWEESLEGLEERDLEQLMWEAVEKLQFERAASLRDMLMTIRGGTSLRVARNTNRRRKRT, encoded by the coding sequence GTGAGCGGTTTTTTTAACCTGACGTCCCCCTGGGGCCCTTCGGGGGACCAGGAGCAGGCCATTGAAAAACTGATGGATGGCTTCGATAAGGGGATGGCCGCTCAGACCTTAATGGGTGTCACCGGCAGTGGAAAAACCTTTACCGTGGCCAACGTGGTCCAGAGGCTTCAAAAACCGACCCTGGTTCTGGCCCATAACAAAACCCTGGCGGCGCAGCTATACAGTGAGTTCCGGGACTTCTTTCCCGATAACGCCGTCCACTATTTCGTCAGCTACTACGACTATTATCAGCCCGAGGCCTACGTGCCGTCGTCGGACACCTACATCGAGAAAGACGCCTCGGTAAACGACCGGATCGAGAAACTTCGACTGGCGGCCACCAAGGCTCTGATCGAGAGGCGGGACGTCTTGGTGGTGGCCAGTGTCTCCTGTATTTACGGTCTGGGTAAACGGGCCACCTACGAGGATGCTGTCATCCCCTTCGCCGTGGGTGACGTCTGGGATCGTCGGACCTTTTTCGAGGCCCTCCTTGCCGGGTACTACCGCCGAAACGACGTCTCCCTGTCTCCGGGGACATTTAGGGCCCGGGGGGATGTGGTGGAGATCTTTCCATCCTACAGCGACACGTGTCTTCGTGTGGTGTTCTTCGACGACGAGATCGAGTCCATCGAGGAGACCGATTCCGTCTCGGGGAAGTCGCTCCTGTCAAAAGACCGGGCGGCCATCTATCCGGCGCAGCACTACGTCACCACAGACGAAGCGGTGTCTGGAGCGATGGAAGCCATTACCGACGAGATGAGGGCTCAGGTGGAGGCGTTCGTGGCCCAGGGAAAGTTTCTGGAGGCTCAGCGGATCGAGAGCCGGACCAGATACGATATGGAGATGCTCTCCGAGACCGGGTATTGTTCGGGGATCGAGAACTACTCCCGCTATCTGGATGGACGATCCGAGGGAGAGCCGCCCGGAACCCTCATCGATTTCTTTCCCGACGATTTCTTTCTGGTGGTGGACGAGTCTCACATCACCCTGCCACAGGTTCGGGGCATGTTTAACGGCGACCGGGCCAGAAAAGAGACCCTGGTGACCCATGGGTTCAGACTCCCGTCGTGTCTGGACAACCGTCCCCTTCGGTGGGAGGAGTTCACCAGGTACATGGGGCGGACCCTCTTTTTATCCGCTACGCCCGGTGACTACGAGAGCTCCGTCTCTCTGCAGGTCGTGGAGCAGGTCATCCGTCCCACCGGGATCCCCGACCCTGAGGTCTTCGTCGTTCCGGCCACGGGGCAGGTCGACGACCTGCTTGAGCGTCTTCGGGTTGTGGTGGCCAAGGACGAGCGGGCTTTGGTGACCACCCTGACGAAAAAAGGAGCGGAGGATCTGGGCGGGTATCTGAAGGATCTGGGGATCAACGCCAAATACATCCATTCGGAGCTGAACACCTTTGAACGAGCTGATCTCATTCGAGAACTTCGATCCGGCGAGGTCTCGGTTCTCGTGGGCGTCAACCTTCTCCGTGAGGGTATGGATCTGCCGGAGGTTACCCTGGTTGCCATCCTGGATGCTGATCGGGAAGGATTCCTCCGGTCCTATCGGTCCCTGATCCAGGTCATGGGGCGTGCGGCGCGTAACGTGAACTCGACGGTGGTTCTCTATGCTGATGTGACCACCGACAGCATCGCCAGGGCGGTGGACGAGACGAGCCGACGGCGAGAGCTCCAGATCGCTTACAACAAGCGTCACGGTATCGTGCCGGAGACGGTTCGACGGGAGATCCGAACCCTGTTGCCCGAAGAGCTGATGAAAGACGCCCTGCCCAAGGACCCCGACGTCTGGGAAGAATCTCTGGAGGGCCTTGAGGAACGGGATCTGGAACAACTCATGTGGGAGGCCGTGGAGAAACTTCAGTTCGAGCGAGCTGCCAGCCTCCGTGACATGTTGATGACTATCAGAGGAGGTACCTCACTTCGTGTCGCACGGAATACGAATCGCCGGCGCAAGAGAACATAA
- a CDS encoding 23S rRNA (guanosine(2251)-2'-O)-methyltransferase RlmB, which yields MKRRYGRGSSNDGGRDTDKLCWGRNPVFAVLDAAPGSCEKIFLASGTESSFRTRLLEAAGIGGVEVVQTGSSVLDEMTRGEKHQGVVARVLMPQARSLGKRPHRDGTDLLLALDHVKDPHNFGAVIRTAESAGASGVIFPGRRSVGVTGTVVKTSAGAAFRLPLYQVVNLTRSLKELKKDGYWVVGLDHRARSDIWSEPLPERLLLVVGAEGEGLSRLVSERCDDLRRIPMAGQVGSLNAGVAAALGMFEWRRHILAGRKEQPK from the coding sequence GTGAAACGGCGGTACGGTAGAGGATCCTCGAATGATGGGGGACGGGATACCGACAAACTTTGCTGGGGGCGGAACCCGGTCTTTGCCGTTTTAGATGCCGCGCCGGGATCCTGTGAGAAGATCTTTTTGGCTTCAGGAACCGAGTCTTCCTTTAGGACTCGGCTCTTGGAGGCCGCCGGGATCGGTGGTGTGGAGGTCGTCCAGACGGGGAGTTCCGTTCTGGACGAGATGACCCGGGGAGAAAAACATCAGGGGGTGGTGGCTCGGGTCCTCATGCCTCAGGCTCGATCTCTGGGAAAACGCCCTCACAGGGATGGGACCGACCTGCTTCTAGCTCTGGACCACGTGAAGGATCCTCATAACTTTGGAGCCGTGATCCGAACCGCTGAGTCCGCCGGGGCATCCGGGGTGATCTTCCCGGGACGGCGCTCCGTGGGGGTCACGGGGACGGTCGTTAAGACCAGTGCTGGTGCGGCGTTTCGGCTTCCCCTGTATCAGGTGGTCAACCTCACCCGATCCCTGAAGGAGCTTAAAAAGGACGGATATTGGGTCGTGGGACTGGATCACCGGGCTCGGAGCGATATTTGGTCTGAGCCCCTGCCAGAGCGGCTGCTCCTGGTCGTCGGGGCAGAGGGCGAAGGTTTGTCCCGACTGGTTTCGGAACGGTGTGACGACCTGAGGCGAATTCCCATGGCTGGTCAGGTCGGTTCGCTGAACGCCGGGGTTGCGGCCGCGCTTGGCATGTTCGAGTGGCGTCGCCACATCTTGGCAGGACGAAAGGAGCAACCTAAATGA
- a CDS encoding C4-dicarboxylate ABC transporter produces MPHVYVLLISLTIVVALASWVLPAGEFKREMSEAVHRTVVVPGSYAPVESTPVGPFQTFIAIQKGMIDAAAIVFFVFLAYASWFVVLETKALNAFIGWLLRLFDDKSDYILVVFVYVFGMMASVFGMFEETFGFIPLFVGMAIAMGYDAIVGLATVGLAIGIGYTAAVMNPFTVILAQNFSGLPFLSGWQFRIVTWVVMEALASWWIVRYARRIRKDPSSGYMMGLDMGDLQLDHDELVNTPFNAQNSAICGVVVVAIAILVWGVTQKGWYFNELVGTFVAMGVVCGFIGGFSPNKLADAYVRGFKDIVFGAMLIGLSRGVLIVLNEGHIIDTVVYYLSLPLQGLPRWLAAEGMLVVQNLINFVIPSGSGQAVVTMPIMAPLSDVLGISRQVAVLAFQFGDGLSNLMWPTALIPVMCAIAHVPLTKWYRFFVPFFLIALLFQGLFVAAAVALGVS; encoded by the coding sequence ATGCCTCACGTCTACGTTCTGCTGATCTCTCTGACCATCGTCGTGGCGTTGGCCAGCTGGGTGCTCCCGGCTGGGGAGTTTAAGAGGGAGATGAGTGAGGCCGTCCATAGAACCGTCGTGGTTCCTGGGTCGTACGCCCCTGTTGAATCCACTCCGGTTGGACCTTTCCAGACCTTCATCGCCATCCAGAAGGGGATGATCGACGCTGCAGCCATCGTCTTCTTCGTCTTTCTCGCCTACGCCTCCTGGTTCGTCGTCCTGGAGACCAAGGCGCTCAACGCCTTCATCGGCTGGCTGCTTCGTCTCTTCGATGACAAAAGCGACTATATTCTCGTCGTCTTCGTCTACGTCTTTGGCATGATGGCCTCTGTTTTTGGCATGTTTGAGGAGACCTTCGGATTCATCCCCCTCTTCGTTGGCATGGCCATCGCCATGGGGTACGATGCTATTGTCGGGCTGGCCACCGTCGGATTGGCCATCGGCATCGGATATACGGCGGCTGTGATGAACCCCTTCACTGTGATCCTGGCCCAGAACTTCTCAGGGCTTCCCTTTTTGTCGGGGTGGCAGTTCCGCATCGTGACCTGGGTGGTCATGGAGGCTCTGGCCTCCTGGTGGATCGTCCGGTATGCCCGAAGGATCAGGAAGGATCCCTCGTCGGGCTACATGATGGGTCTTGACATGGGGGATCTCCAGCTCGACCACGACGAACTGGTCAACACCCCGTTCAACGCACAAAACAGCGCCATCTGTGGAGTCGTCGTGGTGGCGATCGCGATCCTTGTCTGGGGCGTCACCCAGAAGGGCTGGTATTTCAACGAGCTCGTCGGGACTTTCGTGGCCATGGGGGTCGTCTGTGGCTTTATCGGGGGCTTCTCTCCCAACAAGCTTGCTGACGCCTACGTTCGGGGATTCAAGGACATCGTCTTCGGCGCTATGCTCATCGGGCTTTCCAGGGGTGTCCTCATCGTTCTGAACGAGGGGCACATCATCGACACGGTGGTGTATTATCTCTCGCTCCCCCTCCAAGGTCTTCCCAGATGGCTGGCCGCCGAGGGGATGCTGGTCGTCCAGAACCTGATCAACTTCGTGATCCCCTCGGGAAGCGGTCAGGCCGTGGTGACCATGCCTATTATGGCCCCTCTCTCCGACGTGTTAGGCATATCCAGACAGGTTGCCGTCCTTGCCTTTCAGTTCGGCGACGGCCTGTCCAACCTGATGTGGCCGACGGCCCTCATCCCGGTCATGTGTGCCATTGCCCACGTGCCTCTCACCAAGTGGTATCGGTTCTTCGTGCCCTTTTTCCTCATCGCCCTCCTCTTTCAGGGGCTCTTTGTCGCTGCGGCTGTGGCCCTGGGGGTGAGTTAG
- a CDS encoding excinuclease ABC subunit A, producing MSHGIRIAGAREHNLKNVTVDIPKNTLTVVTGPSGSGKSSLAFDTLYAEGQRRYVESLSAYARQFLGVQKKPDVDDIDGLSPAISIEQKGVSHNPRSTVGTVTEIYDHLRLIFARIGVPRCPDCGAELHRHSVDEMVDMVLREHGGSRVEVMAPVVRRKKGAFRNLFVGLRKKGFLRVRVDGEVYWLEEDLELDKKKPHDVEVVVDRLKVMEDRQGRLAEAIQVCLDLSEGFVLLEFEGIESRRLTERYVCPDCGSPFPDLEPRLFSFNSPSGACPECSGIGSHRSFSEDLAVLPDRPLLDGALLPWRKNHYMTRRLETLLLSEKIDGTRPYGRLSKKLREMVLYGSDRRLRLTYERGGEVSEYMGRYEGLLPWLERRWRESDSEIVRDELGQYQAEDICQRCSGLRLRPESLSVFVGVWTLGDLVSMPVDRLLETVRALELDDRERQVVGQVIMELIKRLDFLVQVGAGYLSLNRRADTLSGGESQRIRLATQIGSKLTGVLYVLDEPTIGLHPRDTDRLIGTLSAIRDLGNTVVVVEHDRDVMNAADYLVEMGPDAGEGGGYVVRQGTRSEFDGSAGQTGPYLSGNVSGLYTDGRTIPGADEIRILGAEENNLADLDVSIPTGCLVCLTGVSGSGKSTLLYDVLYRGIRRRMDPTYRIRPGVHRDILGWESIKKMVMVDQSPIGRTPRSNPATYTGLFTHIREFFAQLPEAKIRGFRPGRFSFNVRGGRCEACGGAGVQKVSMLFMPDVYVDCDVCGGKRYNRETLEVTHRGRNIADVLEMTVDEAANHFSEIPAIASRLAFIQDAGLGYIRLGQSALTLSGGEAQRVKLAKELGRRTGQGTLYLLDEPTTGLFYTDVLKLIRILRRLVQQGNSVVVIEHNLDVICSGDYVIDLGPEGGLGGGRLVDAGSPEDLAYRKSGYTGVHIHRYMNERRSGP from the coding sequence GTGTCGCACGGAATACGAATCGCCGGCGCAAGAGAACATAACCTGAAAAACGTCACGGTCGATATCCCGAAGAACACACTCACGGTGGTCACCGGTCCATCGGGATCGGGAAAATCTTCCCTGGCCTTCGATACCCTGTACGCCGAGGGACAGCGGCGGTATGTTGAATCCCTGTCGGCCTATGCCCGGCAGTTTTTGGGTGTCCAGAAGAAACCCGATGTGGACGATATCGACGGGCTTTCCCCGGCCATATCCATCGAGCAGAAAGGGGTATCCCACAATCCTCGATCCACGGTAGGCACCGTTACCGAGATCTACGATCACCTCCGGCTCATTTTCGCCAGGATCGGAGTACCTCGCTGCCCCGACTGTGGGGCCGAGCTTCATCGTCACAGCGTGGATGAGATGGTGGATATGGTCCTTCGGGAGCATGGCGGAAGCCGGGTTGAGGTCATGGCTCCGGTGGTTCGGCGAAAAAAGGGGGCTTTCCGAAACCTGTTTGTCGGCCTTCGGAAAAAAGGTTTCCTTCGGGTGCGGGTGGACGGTGAGGTGTACTGGTTGGAGGAGGACCTGGAGCTTGATAAAAAAAAGCCCCATGACGTTGAAGTAGTGGTGGATCGCCTTAAAGTCATGGAAGATCGTCAAGGCCGTTTGGCTGAGGCCATTCAGGTCTGTCTGGATCTGAGCGAGGGATTCGTCCTTCTGGAGTTCGAGGGCATCGAGTCTCGTCGGCTCACCGAGCGGTATGTCTGTCCCGACTGCGGATCGCCCTTCCCTGACCTGGAACCCCGACTTTTCTCGTTCAATAGTCCGAGTGGCGCCTGTCCTGAGTGCTCCGGTATCGGGAGCCATCGATCTTTTTCCGAGGATCTGGCCGTACTCCCTGATCGTCCCCTGTTGGACGGAGCTCTTCTGCCCTGGAGGAAGAACCACTACATGACTCGTCGACTGGAGACCTTGCTTCTGTCTGAAAAAATCGACGGTACTCGCCCCTACGGCAGGCTCTCCAAGAAGCTTCGAGAGATGGTCCTGTACGGTTCAGATCGGCGGCTTCGGCTCACCTACGAGCGGGGTGGTGAGGTGTCGGAATATATGGGGCGATATGAGGGGCTTCTGCCATGGCTGGAGCGCCGTTGGAGGGAGAGCGACTCGGAGATCGTTCGGGACGAGCTTGGTCAGTATCAGGCGGAGGATATCTGTCAGAGATGCTCTGGGCTTCGACTTCGTCCCGAGAGCTTGAGCGTTTTCGTTGGGGTATGGACCCTGGGAGATCTGGTTTCCATGCCTGTGGACCGCCTTCTGGAGACCGTTCGAGCCCTGGAGCTCGATGATAGGGAACGACAGGTGGTGGGGCAGGTCATTATGGAACTGATCAAGCGCCTGGATTTTCTTGTCCAGGTGGGAGCCGGGTATCTCTCCCTCAACCGTCGGGCCGATACCCTGAGCGGTGGCGAGAGCCAGAGAATCCGTCTGGCGACCCAGATAGGATCCAAACTTACCGGGGTGCTCTACGTCCTTGATGAGCCTACTATTGGCCTTCATCCTCGGGACACCGACAGACTCATCGGTACCCTTTCAGCTATACGGGATCTGGGTAATACCGTGGTCGTGGTGGAGCATGACCGGGATGTGATGAACGCCGCCGACTATTTGGTAGAGATGGGGCCCGATGCCGGTGAGGGCGGCGGGTACGTGGTTCGGCAGGGAACTCGGTCCGAGTTTGACGGATCGGCGGGGCAGACGGGGCCCTATCTCTCTGGAAACGTCTCGGGGCTATACACTGATGGGCGGACTATACCTGGGGCTGACGAAATCAGGATCCTGGGGGCTGAGGAAAACAACCTGGCGGACCTGGATGTATCGATACCCACGGGGTGTCTCGTCTGCCTCACGGGCGTCTCCGGCTCGGGTAAGAGCACGCTGCTTTATGACGTGCTCTATCGGGGCATTCGTCGACGTATGGATCCGACCTATCGAATTCGTCCTGGCGTGCATAGGGATATTCTGGGTTGGGAATCGATTAAAAAAATGGTCATGGTGGACCAAAGCCCCATCGGCAGGACGCCCCGGTCCAATCCTGCTACGTATACGGGGTTGTTTACCCATATTCGGGAATTCTTCGCCCAACTTCCCGAGGCCAAGATCCGGGGTTTTCGTCCCGGCCGCTTCAGTTTCAACGTTCGAGGTGGTCGATGCGAGGCCTGTGGTGGTGCAGGGGTCCAGAAGGTCTCCATGCTCTTCATGCCCGACGTGTACGTGGACTGCGACGTCTGTGGTGGTAAACGGTATAATCGGGAAACCCTGGAGGTCACCCATCGGGGCAGGAATATCGCCGATGTCCTGGAGATGACCGTGGACGAGGCTGCAAACCATTTCAGTGAGATTCCGGCCATCGCCTCCCGGTTGGCCTTCATCCAGGACGCCGGTTTAGGATATATCCGACTGGGCCAGTCGGCCCTCACTCTGAGCGGTGGCGAGGCTCAACGGGTCAAGCTGGCCAAGGAGCTGGGACGACGGACAGGGCAGGGAACGTTGTATCTTCTGGATGAACCCACCACCGGTCTGTTCTATACCGACGTGCTCAAGCTGATCCGTATCCTCCGTCGGCTGGTTCAGCAGGGCAACAGTGTGGTCGTCATAGAGCACAATCTTGACGTGATCTGTTCCGGGGACTACGTTATCGATCTGGGGCCAGAGGGAGGCTTGGGAGGCGGTCGCCTCGTGGACGCTGGGTCTCCAGAGGACCTGGCGTATCGGAAGTCGGGGTATACCGGCGTCCATATCCATCGGTATATGAACGAGAGGAGGTCTGGACCGTGA
- a CDS encoding amidohydrolase, translating into MIDPLYDRLSTKLDGVILRYESEAIGLSDWIAAHPELSGEEFQATDRIVALLSDAGFSVQRPYAGLPTAFLARKGEGAPKVAVLVECDALPGLGHACGHCVHGAMSVLAGLAIGEIVGDIAGTVDVVGTPAEETDGAKCAMAAAGLFDDYDLAIMIHSFGGSSSAAFRSLAMDGYRFTFTGKAAHAAATPWEGKNALNAVQLMFHAVDMLRQHTLPEARIHGVVDSGGVAPNIVPDRAICRFEFRASRRDYLDGLTARCLDCARGAALATGTEVVWETFESSFDEMVPNPPGEALIEEIYRELDIPFEPPTAPSGSTDVGNVSQRCPGLQPLLAIMPHRYPLHTVDFAAAVTAPEAHRALVLGAKVIGRAAIRTFLDDELRAAMKSFVPKR; encoded by the coding sequence ATGATTGACCCCCTCTATGATCGGCTTTCGACGAAGCTCGACGGTGTCATCCTACGTTACGAGAGCGAAGCTATAGGTCTGTCGGACTGGATAGCAGCTCACCCCGAGCTCTCCGGCGAGGAATTTCAGGCGACGGATCGAATCGTCGCACTGCTCTCTGATGCGGGGTTTTCGGTTCAGCGTCCTTACGCTGGGCTTCCGACGGCCTTTCTGGCACGAAAAGGCGAGGGTGCTCCGAAGGTCGCTGTTCTCGTCGAATGCGACGCCCTGCCAGGCCTGGGGCATGCCTGTGGACACTGTGTCCACGGAGCTATGTCCGTCTTGGCTGGTCTGGCGATCGGGGAGATCGTCGGCGACATTGCTGGCACAGTCGATGTCGTCGGGACACCGGCGGAGGAGACGGACGGTGCCAAGTGTGCCATGGCCGCGGCAGGGCTTTTTGACGATTACGACCTGGCCATCATGATCCATTCCTTTGGAGGCTCAAGCTCGGCGGCCTTTCGCTCCCTGGCCATGGATGGCTATCGCTTTACCTTCACTGGCAAGGCCGCCCACGCCGCCGCCACTCCCTGGGAGGGGAAAAATGCCCTCAACGCCGTTCAACTGATGTTTCATGCTGTGGATATGCTTCGGCAGCACACGCTTCCAGAGGCCAGAATTCACGGCGTGGTGGATTCCGGTGGAGTTGCACCGAACATCGTCCCGGACAGGGCCATCTGTCGCTTTGAGTTCCGGGCATCCAGGAGAGACTATCTGGATGGCCTGACGGCCAGATGTCTGGATTGCGCTAGGGGAGCTGCCCTCGCCACTGGGACGGAGGTTGTATGGGAGACCTTCGAGTCCAGCTTCGACGAGATGGTCCCTAATCCGCCGGGGGAGGCCTTGATCGAGGAGATCTACCGGGAGCTTGATATTCCTTTCGAGCCTCCAACGGCTCCGTCTGGGTCCACCGACGTGGGGAACGTCTCCCAGCGGTGTCCGGGGCTCCAGCCTTTGCTGGCCATCATGCCCCACAGGTATCCGCTTCACACCGTGGATTTTGCCGCCGCTGTCACCGCTCCAGAGGCCCATCGGGCCCTCGTTCTTGGAGCGAAGGTCATTGGCAGGGCAGCGATCCGAACGTTTCTCGACGATGAGCTCAGAGCCGCCATGAAATCGTTCGTCCCGAAGCGTTAA
- a CDS encoding glycine/betaine ABC transporter permease has protein sequence MNENKHKSNSVFIVSIGITLGVVLWGLVSPESFGAFAEKLFSVLTDKFGWGYLLSMNIFVIFCLFIAFSRFGKVKLGPKDSKPEFRNLSWFAMLFSAGMGVGLVFYGAAEPIYHFGSMPFGAEPGSVQAARDAIRISFFHWGLHPWAGYSVIALSLAFFQFRKNAPGLISSIFLPLVGEKGVRGPFGKTIDVLAIFATLAGITTSLGLGTLQLNSGLSQVFGLPKSTVIQIAIIVGLAILYTGSAVLGIEKGIKKVADFNLLICGILMLALFLVGPTLSIIESLMTGVGDYLSNVVSESFTMAPYGGEYKTFLGNWTLYYWAWWIAWAPFVGSFVARISRGRTIREFVAGVFVVPALGSFTWFAIFGTSALNLEISKGIQISQKILGDMSTGVFEMYAHYPLGSVMSILMTVLITTFFVTSANSATFVLSMYSAHGDLNPPKNKMAVWGILMGALAVVLLMTGGLQNLQTISLAAAPPFAIIMVMACWSLYKGLLAEEVEKTL, from the coding sequence ATGAACGAAAACAAGCATAAGAGCAATTCCGTTTTTATCGTATCCATCGGGATTACCCTGGGGGTAGTCCTGTGGGGTCTGGTCTCTCCTGAGAGCTTCGGGGCATTCGCTGAAAAGCTGTTCAGTGTCCTGACCGACAAGTTCGGGTGGGGCTATCTTCTGTCCATGAATATCTTCGTTATTTTCTGTCTGTTCATCGCCTTCAGCCGTTTCGGCAAGGTCAAGCTGGGGCCCAAAGACTCCAAACCCGAGTTCAGGAATCTGTCGTGGTTCGCCATGCTTTTCTCGGCTGGCATGGGGGTCGGTCTGGTGTTCTACGGTGCTGCCGAGCCCATCTACCACTTCGGATCAATGCCCTTTGGGGCTGAGCCTGGATCGGTACAGGCAGCCCGAGATGCCATTCGGATATCCTTCTTTCACTGGGGGCTTCACCCCTGGGCGGGATACTCGGTCATCGCACTGTCCCTAGCCTTCTTCCAGTTCCGAAAGAACGCTCCGGGCCTGATCAGCAGTATTTTTCTGCCTCTCGTAGGCGAAAAAGGCGTTCGAGGTCCCTTTGGAAAGACCATCGACGTGCTGGCCATTTTCGCAACTCTGGCGGGGATCACCACGTCTCTGGGGCTTGGGACCCTCCAGCTCAACAGCGGGCTGAGCCAGGTTTTCGGCCTTCCCAAGAGCACGGTTATCCAGATCGCCATCATCGTCGGTTTGGCCATTTTATACACCGGCTCAGCGGTACTCGGTATCGAAAAGGGCATCAAGAAGGTCGCCGACTTCAACCTCCTGATCTGTGGAATCCTCATGCTGGCCCTTTTCCTTGTGGGACCAACCCTGTCCATCATCGAATCCCTCATGACCGGAGTGGGCGATTATCTCTCCAACGTGGTCTCAGAGAGTTTCACCATGGCCCCCTACGGAGGGGAGTACAAGACGTTCCTGGGAAACTGGACCCTCTACTACTGGGCCTGGTGGATCGCATGGGCTCCCTTCGTGGGATCCTTCGTGGCCCGAATCTCCCGGGGACGGACCATCCGGGAATTCGTTGCCGGTGTATTTGTCGTCCCTGCTCTGGGAAGTTTCACCTGGTTCGCCATTTTCGGCACCTCCGCACTTAACCTGGAGATCTCCAAGGGGATCCAGATTTCCCAAAAAATTCTGGGGGACATGTCCACGGGCGTTTTCGAGATGTACGCTCATTACCCCCTTGGATCCGTGATGTCCATCCTGATGACCGTCCTGATCACCACGTTCTTCGTCACCTCGGCCAACTCCGCCACCTTCGTCCTCTCTATGTACTCCGCCCACGGGGACCTCAACCCACCGAAGAACAAGATGGCCGTCTGGGGCATCCTCATGGGAGCTCTGGCGGTGGTCCTTCTCATGACCGGCGGACTGCAAAATCTTCAAACCATCTCCCTGGCAGCAGCTCCTCCCTTCGCTATAATCATGGTGATGGCCTGCTGGTCTCTTTACAAAGGTCTTTTGGCAGAAGAGGTCGAGAAAACTCTGTGA